One genomic region from Cyanobium usitatum str. Tous encodes:
- the accB gene encoding acetyl-CoA carboxylase biotin carboxyl carrier protein, translating to MQLNHDQLQHLLALLGESDIQELKLEGDDFRLEVRRNLPSAAPTTVFQASAAPAQVLQPAPPLPVAPSAPPPPAAASRSDLLEVTAPMVATFYRAAAPGEAPFVEVGARIKVGQTVCILEAMKLMNELESEVGGEVVEILVENGTPVEFGQVLMRVRPA from the coding sequence ATGCAGCTCAACCACGACCAGCTTCAGCACCTTCTCGCCCTGCTTGGTGAGAGCGACATCCAGGAGTTGAAGCTCGAAGGAGACGACTTCCGCTTGGAGGTGCGTCGCAACCTTCCCAGTGCGGCTCCCACAACTGTTTTTCAGGCCAGTGCCGCTCCGGCCCAGGTGTTGCAGCCAGCGCCCCCCCTGCCCGTTGCACCCTCGGCGCCACCGCCACCGGCTGCTGCCAGCCGCAGCGACCTGCTTGAAGTCACAGCACCGATGGTGGCCACCTTCTATCGAGCTGCCGCCCCTGGTGAAGCCCCCTTTGTGGAAGTGGGTGCCCGCATCAAAGTCGGCCAGACCGTCTGCATTCTTGAGGCAATGAAGCTGATGAATGAGCTGGAGTCTGAAGTGGGCGGTGAGGTGGTTGAAATCCTGGTGGAAAACGGCACCCCGGTGGAATTCGGTCAGGTGTTGATGCGGGTGCGGCCGGCCTGA
- the efp gene encoding elongation factor P, producing MISSNDFRTGTSIELDGQVWRVVEFLHVKPGKGSAFVRTKLKAVQSGNVVEKTFRAGEMLPQAILEKSTLQHTYMEGDDYVFMDMGSYEETRLTAKQIGDSRKYLKEGMEVNVVAWNGKPLEVELPNSVVLAITQTDPGVKGDTATGGTKPAIVETGAQVMVPLFLSIGEKIKIDTRTDSYLGREN from the coding sequence ATGATCTCCAGCAACGACTTTCGAACCGGTACCTCAATTGAGCTGGATGGCCAGGTCTGGAGGGTCGTTGAGTTTTTGCACGTCAAGCCCGGTAAGGGATCGGCGTTCGTGCGCACCAAGCTCAAGGCGGTGCAGAGCGGCAACGTCGTGGAGAAGACCTTTCGCGCCGGCGAGATGCTGCCCCAAGCCATTCTCGAAAAGAGCACCCTCCAGCACACCTACATGGAGGGCGACGACTACGTGTTCATGGACATGGGCAGCTACGAGGAAACCCGGCTGACCGCCAAACAGATTGGTGACAGCCGTAAGTACCTCAAGGAGGGCATGGAGGTGAACGTGGTGGCCTGGAACGGCAAACCGTTGGAGGTGGAACTACCTAACTCGGTGGTGCTGGCGATCACCCAGACCGATCCGGGCGTCAAGGGCGATACGGCCACGGGCGGCACCAAGCCTGCGATCGTTGAAACGGGCGCCCAGGTGATGGTGCCCCTGTTCCTGTCGATCGGCGAGAAAATCAAGATCGATACTCGTACCGACAGCTATCTGGGTAGGGAGAACTGA
- a CDS encoding SDR family oxidoreductase → MIQALVKPARQLLVIGGGFTGLRLAQAARRSGMAVRLTSRQPRSSGDGLEWLPFNSSPEGASLPAPGALAGITDVVVCVPPDPSQGDPALRLLGPSLRELPLQWLGYLSTTGVYGDTAGAWVDETAPTPAHAGRSQARVAAEQAWLATGLPVQIFRLPAIYGPKRSPFAALQAGQSRLIHKPGQVFCRVHVDDIVGCLLHCLARPQQERPAVVNVTDNCPCPSSETLGYAAHLLGHKLPAMEHYAEIAGSMSPMARSFWSENRRVSNQLLTHQLGYELRYPNYREGYRACLVEELGGGQSRKSPGSTT, encoded by the coding sequence ATGATCCAGGCACTTGTCAAGCCCGCCCGCCAGCTGCTGGTGATCGGCGGCGGATTCACGGGCCTACGGCTCGCCCAGGCCGCCCGCCGCAGCGGCATGGCGGTTCGCCTCACCAGCCGCCAGCCACGCTCCAGCGGCGACGGCCTGGAGTGGCTCCCCTTCAACAGCTCTCCAGAAGGCGCCTCCCTGCCAGCCCCTGGCGCCCTGGCCGGCATCACGGATGTGGTGGTGTGCGTGCCCCCGGATCCAAGCCAGGGTGATCCCGCGCTGCGCTTACTAGGACCAAGCCTGCGGGAGCTGCCCCTGCAATGGCTGGGCTATCTCTCCACCACCGGCGTCTATGGCGACACCGCTGGGGCCTGGGTTGACGAAACCGCCCCAACCCCGGCCCACGCCGGCCGCAGCCAGGCCCGGGTAGCGGCAGAGCAGGCGTGGCTGGCTACAGGGCTACCCGTGCAAATTTTCCGGCTGCCAGCCATCTACGGACCCAAGCGCTCGCCGTTTGCGGCCCTGCAAGCGGGACAGAGCCGTCTCATCCACAAGCCCGGTCAGGTGTTTTGCCGGGTGCATGTCGACGACATCGTCGGTTGCCTGCTGCACTGCCTGGCCCGGCCGCAGCAGGAGCGCCCGGCCGTGGTCAATGTGACCGACAACTGCCCCTGCCCCTCCAGCGAGACCCTGGGCTACGCGGCCCACCTGCTGGGACACAAACTGCCAGCAATGGAGCACTACGCCGAGATCGCCGGCAGCATGAGTCCCATGGCCCGCAGCTTTTGGAGCGAAAACCGGCGAGTCAGCAACCAGCTGCTTACCCACCAGCTGGGCTACGAGCTGCGCTATCCCAACTACCGGGAGGGCTACCGGGCCTGCTTGGTAGAGGAGCTAGGTGGCGGGCAGTCCCGCAAATCCCCAGGATCAACCACGTAG
- a CDS encoding peptidylprolyl isomerase, producing MARGQFSWANGSTWERWFAGIASLMLVALLAAPTAWAALPQGNAVTDPAALLRNALPIKAPDLQMLQHRLEATSDDLRAKRWPALASSVRRCITLLSSRKAAMLEGFSDPAKTEAAALLELVGEQLQVLAAATEGQERDPFLAARREALNSIGKAEDLLVGPFPYQIPAEFADLPRLLGRATVQLSTTKGDLTAVVDGYNAPLTAGAFVDLVQRGFYDGLPFIRAEDFYVLQTGDPEGPNDGYIDPKTKTERKVPLEIKVPGQSEPFYNQTFEDLGMFKAAPELPFSTKGTLGWAHSDEVLDDGSSQFFLFLFEPELTPAGLNLIDGRYAAFGYVVDGFDVLEELTADDGIVKARVLSGSENLQPHS from the coding sequence ATGGCACGGGGCCAATTCAGCTGGGCGAATGGCTCAACGTGGGAGCGCTGGTTTGCAGGCATAGCCAGCTTGATGCTGGTAGCGCTGCTCGCGGCCCCCACGGCCTGGGCTGCCCTGCCCCAGGGCAACGCAGTAACCGACCCGGCAGCGCTGCTGCGCAATGCCTTGCCAATCAAGGCCCCCGACCTGCAGATGCTTCAGCATCGCCTCGAGGCCACCAGCGACGACCTGCGCGCTAAGCGCTGGCCAGCCCTAGCCAGCTCCGTGCGGCGTTGCATCACCCTTTTGAGCAGCCGCAAGGCAGCCATGCTTGAAGGCTTCAGCGACCCAGCTAAAACCGAGGCCGCAGCTCTGCTGGAGCTGGTGGGAGAGCAACTGCAAGTGCTCGCCGCCGCCACCGAGGGCCAGGAGCGCGACCCCTTCCTGGCAGCCCGCCGTGAGGCCCTCAACAGCATCGGCAAAGCCGAAGACCTGCTGGTGGGGCCGTTCCCCTATCAAATTCCAGCTGAATTTGCCGATTTGCCCCGGCTGCTGGGCCGGGCAACAGTGCAGCTCAGCACCACTAAAGGCGACCTAACCGCAGTTGTAGACGGTTACAACGCACCCCTGACCGCCGGCGCCTTTGTTGATCTGGTGCAACGCGGCTTCTACGACGGACTGCCCTTCATTCGCGCCGAAGATTTTTACGTGCTGCAAACCGGCGATCCGGAGGGCCCAAATGACGGATACATCGACCCGAAAACCAAAACGGAACGCAAGGTACCGCTAGAGATCAAGGTGCCAGGCCAGAGCGAGCCCTTCTACAACCAAACCTTCGAAGACCTCGGCATGTTCAAGGCCGCACCAGAACTGCCCTTCTCCACCAAAGGCACCCTGGGCTGGGCCCACTCCGATGAAGTGCTGGACGACGGCTCCTCCCAGTTCTTCCTGTTCCTATTCGAACCTGAACTGACCCCTGCCGGCCTAAACCTGATCGACGGCCGCTATGCCGCTTTCGGTTATGTGGTGGATGGTTTTGATGTTCTCGAAGAGCTCACCGCTGACGACGGCATCGTCAAAGCACGAGTGCTATCAGGGTCTGAGAATCTCCAGCCCCACAGCTGA
- the pdxA gene encoding 4-hydroxythreonine-4-phosphate dehydrogenase PdxA: protein MGSTTSGQAPSNPTPARLAIALGDPAGIGAEVTLKALAREEWRSQQPLLVGCRRWLETSYQLLKPSSSEPLRDPAELEIVDLPLLESCQPGRSTPACGAASFNWLTAAVELVQSGRCRALVTAPIAKASWHAAGHPYPGQTERLAELSGSPEASMLFTALTPVGHWRLNTLLATTHIPLAAVPQHLNGALVQRKLDKLLAFCQRFNPAPHLVVAGLNPHAGEAGRLGQEESTWLEAALEAWRRQHPGVQLEGPLAPDTCWLSAAAAWQGPRPGPDGYLALYHDQGLIPVKLLAFDAAVNTTLGLPFMRTSPDHGTGFAIAGQGLARADSMAAALITARDLG from the coding sequence ATGGGCTCCACCACAAGCGGCCAGGCCCCATCCAACCCCACCCCAGCCCGGCTTGCCATTGCCCTAGGGGATCCCGCCGGCATCGGCGCTGAGGTAACTCTCAAGGCCCTGGCCAGAGAGGAATGGCGCTCCCAGCAGCCCCTGCTGGTGGGTTGCCGCCGCTGGCTGGAAACCAGCTACCAGCTGCTCAAGCCCAGCAGCAGCGAACCGCTGCGGGATCCGGCAGAGCTGGAAATTGTCGATCTGCCCCTACTGGAGAGCTGCCAGCCAGGACGCAGCACCCCGGCCTGCGGAGCAGCGAGCTTCAACTGGCTCACCGCCGCCGTCGAGCTGGTGCAAAGCGGCCGCTGCCGGGCCCTGGTGACAGCGCCAATTGCCAAGGCCAGCTGGCACGCTGCCGGCCACCCCTACCCGGGCCAAACCGAGCGGCTGGCAGAACTCAGCGGCAGCCCCGAAGCCTCGATGCTGTTTACAGCCTTAACACCCGTGGGCCACTGGCGCCTCAACACCCTGCTGGCCACCACCCACATTCCCCTAGCCGCCGTACCTCAACATCTCAATGGAGCCTTGGTGCAACGCAAGCTGGATAAGCTCCTGGCCTTCTGCCAGCGCTTCAACCCAGCCCCCCACCTAGTGGTGGCAGGACTTAATCCCCATGCCGGCGAGGCGGGGCGCCTAGGGCAGGAGGAGAGCACCTGGTTGGAGGCAGCCCTGGAAGCCTGGCGCCGGCAGCATCCAGGGGTGCAGCTCGAAGGCCCCTTGGCACCAGACACCTGCTGGCTTAGCGCGGCCGCCGCCTGGCAGGGCCCTAGACCAGGCCCCGATGGCTACCTGGCGCTGTATCACGACCAGGGACTGATCCCGGTGAAATTGCTGGCCTTTGATGCCGCCGTGAACACCACCTTGGGGTTGCCGTTTATGCGCACCTCACCAGATCACGGCACCGGCTTCGCGATCGCTGGCCAAGGCCTAGCCAGGGCCGACAGCATGGCTGCTGCCCTCATTACGGCAAGGGATCTGGGCTGA